The following nucleotide sequence is from Nitrospinota bacterium.
AGATACCTAGATTGACAATTAATACAAAAAGACCCAGAATGATTTGCAAGCGTCGCGTAAGCATTGGGGGGTAGAGCAGAGGATAAATATAGTGTTCAATAAAGCCAGATTGGTAGCTGATCGCTTCCCCTCTTTCACGAAGCCAATTTTCAAGAGGTGTAAGTGGACATACCCCACCTGTAAATTCGATAAGCGCAGCCCACAGAAAAGCTGGTACATGTATCCACGCAAAGCGTTTCCATCTTAGTACTAAAAACCCACCCAGTACTGAGAAGAGAACAAAAATAAGATGCACCACAACAACGAGGTTAGTGAGAATGTAATAAGCCATTTTCTAATTTCCCTTTTTGACCCTAGCTGATTCTTTTGTTACTTTTTATTTCGCTTTTAATTTTACCCCAAATTAAACATTTAAAAA
It contains:
- a CDS encoding DUF2784 domain-containing protein, whose product is MAYYILTNLVVVVHLIFVLFSVLGGFLVLRWKRFAWIHVPAFLWAALIEFTGGVCPLTPLENWLRERGEAISYQSGFIEHYIYPLLYPPMLTRRLQIILGLFVLIVNLGIYLWVFRRTLRH